A stretch of DNA from Hydrogenophaga sp. SL48:
GCGCCTGGACGCCGGCGTCGAAGGCCTTGCGCATGCCGGCGGTGAGCATCGGGTGCGGCTTCTGCTGGGCGAGCGCTGGGGTCAGCTGCTGAATGAAGGCATCGGTTTCGGGGCCGTCCACCAGCACCAGCAGGCCGGGGTTGGTGCAGAACTGGCCGCAGCCCAGCGAGATGGACCCGGCCAGCGTGGTCGCCAGTTCGGCGCCCTTGGCGGCGAGCGCGGCTGGCAGCGCGACCAGGGGGTTGATGGATCCCAGCTCGCCATAAAACGGGATCGGGCGCGGGCGCGCATTGGCCTCGGCCTGCAGCGCGGCGCCGCCGCGGGTGGAGCCGGTGAAGGCGCCCGCGGCGATCAGCGGGTGGCGGATCAGGCCGACACCGACCTCGATGCCGGCGCCCTGCACGAAACCGATCAGGCCTGCGGGCAGGCCCTGCGCCTGGAGCACGCGCTGGATCATGGCGAACACCACCTGCGACAGGCCGGGGTGGCCGGGGTGGGCCTTGACCACGACCGGGCAGCCGGCGGCCAGCGCCGACGCGGTGTCGCCGCCGAGCACGGAAAAGGCGAACGGGAAGTTGCTGGCCGCGAACATCGCCACCGGGCCCAGCGGCACGCGCTGGCGCACCATGGCCGGGTGGCCGGCGGGCGGTCCGCCGGCGACGGCCGGATCGTCCAGCACGGCAAAGGGCTCGCCGCGCAAGGCGATGTCCGCGAAGCGGCGCAGCTGGAAGGTGGTGCGGTCGAGTTCACCGTTGAGGCGCACCGGGCCCAGCGCCGTTTCGAGGTCGGCCAGGGGAACCAGCGTCTCGCGCTCGGCTTCCAGCCCGTCGGCGAGGGCGCGCAGCAGGGCCGCACGCTGTTCACCGCTGCTGCGGCCCCAGGCGTCGAAGGCGGCGTGCGCGGCGGTGGCGGCGCGGTCAATGTCCTGCGCGGTGGACGGGGTCAGGGGGGTGCCGTGGGCTTCGCCGGTGCGGGCGTTGATGGATTGCAGGGTGTTCATGTTTGTAGATACAGAGAAGAAAGAAAAGCAGGGACAAAGAGTGGCGACCCGCCGGGCCGCCCCAAGGCGGGTCAGCCCCCTCAGGGGGCAGCGACCCGCGCAGCGGCGGAGCCCCGGGCTCCCGCCGGCGGCGGGAGCCCGCTTGGGGGTTCACCGTCTTCGGGTTGCGCTCGGCGCAGGCGCTCGCGGCTGTTGGAGAGGTGGGTGCGCATCGCGGCGCGCGCGGCCTCGGGGTCGTGGCGCCGGATGGCGTCGAGGATGCTCTCGTGTTCGTGGTGCACGCGCTCCAGGTAGGGCAGCCGCCCCTCGGGCGCGCTGGCGGCGGTCTTGAGCCGCGTGCGCGGAATGATCATGGTGCCCAGGTAGGTCATCAGGTCGGCGAAGTGGCGGTTGCCGGTGGCGCGCGCGACCTCCACGTGGAACTGGAAGTCCGAGGGCACGGCGTCGGAGTCGGCGTGGATCGCGACGTTGAACGCGGCCAGCGCCGCCGCCATCGCCGACAGGCTCTCGGGCGAGCGCCGTTGCGCCGCCAGCGCGGCCGCCTCGCTCTCCAGGCTGATCCGCAGCTCCAGCAGCTCGATCACGTCGGCGGCGGTCGCCACGTCCTCGGGCGCGATGCGGAAGTTCGCCTGCACGGCGCGCGGGGCCATGACGAAGGTGCCGATGCCGTGGCGCGTCTCGACCAGGCCCGAGGCCTGCAGGCGCGAGATCGCCTCGCGCACCACCGTGCGGCTCACGTCGAAGCGCCCCACCAGCTCGGACTCGGTGGGCAGCTTGTGCCCGGGCATCAGCCGGCCTTCCTGGATGTCGGCCCCCAGCGAGGCCACGATTTCGGACACCAGGCCGCGTGCCCGGCGGGGGCGGTCGGGCGCAGCGACCGTGACAGCGGTCTCCTCACCTAGGGTTTTCACGGGGTCCATGGTTTTTTCCTTGACAGCCAGCGCGGGGGTTTTCACAATCCGCCCAGTTGTCTGACAACACACAACAGACATCGGCGGGATGAACGAACTGTAGCAAAGCCCCAGACGTCTGTGCAACCC
This window harbors:
- a CDS encoding aldehyde dehydrogenase (NADP(+)), whose translation is MNTLQSINARTGEAHGTPLTPSTAQDIDRAATAAHAAFDAWGRSSGEQRAALLRALADGLEAERETLVPLADLETALGPVRLNGELDRTTFQLRRFADIALRGEPFAVLDDPAVAGGPPAGHPAMVRQRVPLGPVAMFAASNFPFAFSVLGGDTASALAAGCPVVVKAHPGHPGLSQVVFAMIQRVLQAQGLPAGLIGFVQGAGIEVGVGLIRHPLIAAGAFTGSTRGGAALQAEANARPRPIPFYGELGSINPLVALPAALAAKGAELATTLAGSISLGCGQFCTNPGLLVLVDGPETDAFIQQLTPALAQQKPHPMLTAGMRKAFDAGVQALVDAGASSLLQGEGVAPAPGPQLLQVSAQRFIEHAELREEVFGPSSLIVRCASLAEVPQVLAAVGGSLTVTVWGADEDTAAHRAIVRSATQIAGRVLFAGVPTGVAVTAAQQHGGPWPASTSPMTTSVGDAALERFLRPVCLQDAPVWLLARGGVPC
- a CDS encoding FadR/GntR family transcriptional regulator; translated protein: MDPVKTLGEETAVTVAAPDRPRRARGLVSEIVASLGADIQEGRLMPGHKLPTESELVGRFDVSRTVVREAISRLQASGLVETRHGIGTFVMAPRAVQANFRIAPEDVATAADVIELLELRISLESEAAALAAQRRSPESLSAMAAALAAFNVAIHADSDAVPSDFQFHVEVARATGNRHFADLMTYLGTMIIPRTRLKTAASAPEGRLPYLERVHHEHESILDAIRRHDPEAARAAMRTHLSNSRERLRRAQPEDGEPPSGLPPPAGARGSAAARVAAP